The following proteins are encoded in a genomic region of Heliangelus exortis chromosome 7, bHelExo1.hap1, whole genome shotgun sequence:
- the SEMA4G gene encoding semaphorin-4G isoform X1: protein MEGCSPAEQGSGTHEDPDAGAEGLAAGPILESWGAHPEDWLCQPSSSGLGSCHRRGSRKMSRGTAHLLTALFMAAAGAMGYPSRRSATDLDATPRTTVTFEELSGIRRFSVHTLNYSTLLLEDSRGILYVGARGAIFALNSSDVADGSHRTIHWEASPEKQMDCLQKGKNNKTECFNHVRFLQRLNSTHLYACGTYAFHPLCAAIDADRFMLPSHFEEGKEKCPYDPARGYTGLIVDGGLYTATRYEFRSLPDIRRNLHQRPLKTEESPLHWLNDAEFVSSVLVQESKDSPVGDDDKIYYFFTERAGEETTSFFDKSQMARVARVARVCKSDVGGKKILQRKWTSFMKARLVCYIPYYEVLRSVCNLDGGGWASTVFYAAFTLSAQWRTMEASAVCRYSISAVQRAFEGPYMEFQDSARKWSRYDGAVPEPRPGSCITDHSRRKGYNSSQDLPNSVLDFVKLHPLMFEEVKPTSGEPLVVKKNVAYSQLAVDRVRALNGHSYDVLFMGTGDGWIHKAVVVGSGIHIMEEVQVFREPQPVESLVISQAQRSLYVGAASGVLQVPLASCARYVTCYDCILARDPYCAWDGRACCAIATAEDSSGLVQDIESGNQGCRSSSGRGESMLPLGMARDTVAPPGGWEGCEAVHIPTGFLPWKNRTVLQGDDVLLPCDQRSNLARAIWLLNGTEVPGTGQDRLRVGVDGLLVTDTLPQHSGQYRCYGEERGLRMLLAAYSLTVLPELPLSPTAAPPPHAASQAGGDVKVAYISVIVALVVLCGVLSTILLYMSCLEKRKGKYVLGEPRPASVELQTISANCLRKGRWEEEEEEEEELTYPDGCLRIIPGEAPTAATSPVKELPAAVPPLPPPPPLPAELTNGVGALPNVLRKMNGNSYMLLQQQEEPLASPLYSASFTEELSKILEKRKHTQLVEKLDESSV, encoded by the exons GAGGGTTTGGCGGCTGGCCCCatcctggagagctggggagccCATCCCGAGGATTGGCtgtgccagcccagcagcagcgGGCTGGGCAGCTGCCATCGCCGGGGAAGCAGGAAGATGAGTAGAGGCACAGCCCATCTCCTGACAGCTCTCTtcatggcagcagcaggagccatgGGCTACCCATCCCGGCGGTCTGCCACTGACCTGGATGCCACCCCCAGGACAACAGTCACTTTTGAAG agctgtcaggCATCCGGCGCTTCAGTGTGCACACCCTCAACTacagcaccctgctgctggaggacagCCGGGGCATTCTCTACGTGGGTGCCAGGGGAGCCATCTTCGCCCTCAACTCCAGCGACGTGGCTGATGGCTCCCACCGCACG ATCCACTGGGAAGCCTCCCCAGAGAAACAGATGGACTGCCTGCAGAAGGGCAAAAACAACAAG ACCGAGTGCTTCAACCATGTGCGGTTTCTGCAGAGACTGAACAGCACCCACCTCTACGCCTGCGGCACCTACGCTTTCCACCCTCTCTGCGCTGCCATT GATGCTGACAGGTTCATGTTGCCGTCCCACtttgaggaagggaaggagaagtgCCCATACGACCCTGCCCGTGGCTACACTGGCCTCATTGTGG aTGGTGGCTTGTACACGGCCACGCGCTACGAGTTTCGGAGCCTCCCTGACATCCGGAGAAACCTGCACCAGCGGCCACTGAAGACGGAGGAGTCCCCACTGCACTGGCTGAACG ATGCTGAATTCGTGTCCTCCGTGCTGGTCCAAGAGAGCAAGGACAGCCCTGTGGGTGATGATGACAAAATCTACTATTTCTTCACGGAGCGGGCGGGTGAGGAGACCACGTCCTTCTTTGACAAGAGCCAGATGGCCCGGGTTGCCCGGGTCGCCCGTGTCTGCAAG AGCGATGTGGGGGGTAAGAAGATCCTGCAGCGCAAGTGGACGTCATTCATGAAGGCGCGCCTGGTCTGCTACATCCCCTACTACGAGGTGCTGCGCAGTGTCTGCAACCTGGATGGGGGTGGCTGGGCCAGCACTGTCTTCTATGCTGCCTTCACCCTCTCAGCACAGTG gaggaCCATGGAGGCATCGGCCGTGTGCCGCTACAGCATCTCAGCGGTGCAGCGTGCCTTTGAGGGCCCCTACATGGAGTTCCAGGACTCAGCCCGCAAGTGGTCCCGCTATGATGGTGCGGTGCCTGAACCCCGTCCTGGCTCT TGCATCACGGACCACTCCCGCAGGAAGGGCTACAACTCCTCACAGGACCTGCCCAACAGCGTCCTGGACTTTGTCAAGCTGCACCCGCTGATGTTTGAGGAGGTGAAGCCCACCAGTGGGGAGCCGCTGGTGGTGAAGAAGAATGTGGCATACAGCCAGCTGGCTGTGGACAGGGTGCGGGCCCTCAATGGCCACTCCTATGATGTTCTCTTCATGGGGACAG gggATGGCTGGATCCACAAGGCTGTGGTGGTGGGCTCTGGCATCCACATCATGGAGGAGGTGCAAGTCTTCAGGGAGCCACAGCCTGTGGAGAGCCTGGTGATCTCCCAGGCCCAG AGGAGCCTGTACGTGGGGGCAGCCAGTGGGGTCCTGCAGGTGCCTCTGGCCTCCTGTGCCAGGTACGTCACCTGCTATGACTGCATCCTCGCCCGGGACCCCTACTGCGCCTGGGACGGCAGGGCCTGCTGTGCCATCGCCACTGCTGAGGACAG ctcagggctggtgCAGGACATAGAGAGTGGCAACCAGGGATGCCGGAGCAGCTCTGGGCGGGGTGAGTCCATGCTGCCCCTCGGGATGGCGAGGGATACTGTTGCCCCTCCAGGTGGCTGGGAGGGGTGTGAGGCAGTGCATATCCCCACAGGCTTCCTGCCTTGGAAGAACAGGACGGTGCTGCAGGGGGATGatgtgctgctgccctgtgacCAGCGCTCCAACCTGGCACGAGCCATCTGGCTACTGAATGGCACTGAGGTGCCAGGCACCGGGCAGGACAGGCTGCGTGTGGGGGTGGATGGGCTGCTGGTGACAGACACGCTGCCCCAGCACAGTGGGCAGTACCGCTGCTACGGGGAGGAGCGGGGTCTGCggatgctgctggctgcctACAGCCTCACCGTGCTGCCTGAGCTGCCCCTCAGCCCTACGGCCGCCCCACCGCCTCACGCTGCCAGCCAGGCAGGTGGCGATGTGAAGGTGGCTTACATCTCTGTCATCGTCgccttggtggtgctgtgtggcGTGCTCAGCACCATCCTCCTCTACATGTCCTGCCTGGAGAAGCGCAAGGGCAAGTATGTCCTCGGGGAGCCGCGGCCAGCCAGCGTGGAGCTGCAGACCATCTCAGCCAACTGCCTGCGCAAGGGCcgctgggaggaggaggaggaggaggaggaagagctcaCCTACCCTGATGGCTGCCTGCGAATCATCCCCGGTGAGGCGCCCACGGCTGCCACCTCCCCGGTCAAGGAGCTGCCAGCCGCTGTGCCCCCGCTGCCGCCACCGCCGCCACTGCCAGCTGAGCTCACCAACGGCGTGGGAGCTCTGCCCAACGTCCTTCGCAAGATGAACGGCAACAGCTacatgctgctgcagcagcaggaggagccgCTGGCCTCGCCCCTCTACAGTGCATCCTTCACCGAGGAGCTCAGCAAGATCCTGGAGAAGCGGAAACACACGCAGCTGGTGGAGAAGCTGGACGAGAGCTCCGTGTAG
- the SEMA4G gene encoding semaphorin-4G isoform X2: MIIRHWSVQEVKEEEQGALEEEGLAAGPILESWGAHPEDWLCQPSSSGLGSCHRRGSRKMSRGTAHLLTALFMAAAGAMGYPSRRSATDLDATPRTTVTFEELSGIRRFSVHTLNYSTLLLEDSRGILYVGARGAIFALNSSDVADGSHRTIHWEASPEKQMDCLQKGKNNKTECFNHVRFLQRLNSTHLYACGTYAFHPLCAAIDADRFMLPSHFEEGKEKCPYDPARGYTGLIVDGGLYTATRYEFRSLPDIRRNLHQRPLKTEESPLHWLNDAEFVSSVLVQESKDSPVGDDDKIYYFFTERAGEETTSFFDKSQMARVARVARVCKSDVGGKKILQRKWTSFMKARLVCYIPYYEVLRSVCNLDGGGWASTVFYAAFTLSAQWRTMEASAVCRYSISAVQRAFEGPYMEFQDSARKWSRYDGAVPEPRPGSCITDHSRRKGYNSSQDLPNSVLDFVKLHPLMFEEVKPTSGEPLVVKKNVAYSQLAVDRVRALNGHSYDVLFMGTGDGWIHKAVVVGSGIHIMEEVQVFREPQPVESLVISQAQRSLYVGAASGVLQVPLASCARYVTCYDCILARDPYCAWDGRACCAIATAEDSSGLVQDIESGNQGCRSSSGRGESMLPLGMARDTVAPPGGWEGCEAVHIPTGFLPWKNRTVLQGDDVLLPCDQRSNLARAIWLLNGTEVPGTGQDRLRVGVDGLLVTDTLPQHSGQYRCYGEERGLRMLLAAYSLTVLPELPLSPTAAPPPHAASQAGGDVKVAYISVIVALVVLCGVLSTILLYMSCLEKRKGKYVLGEPRPASVELQTISANCLRKGRWEEEEEEEEELTYPDGCLRIIPGEAPTAATSPVKELPAAVPPLPPPPPLPAELTNGVGALPNVLRKMNGNSYMLLQQQEEPLASPLYSASFTEELSKILEKRKHTQLVEKLDESSV, encoded by the exons GAGGGTTTGGCGGCTGGCCCCatcctggagagctggggagccCATCCCGAGGATTGGCtgtgccagcccagcagcagcgGGCTGGGCAGCTGCCATCGCCGGGGAAGCAGGAAGATGAGTAGAGGCACAGCCCATCTCCTGACAGCTCTCTtcatggcagcagcaggagccatgGGCTACCCATCCCGGCGGTCTGCCACTGACCTGGATGCCACCCCCAGGACAACAGTCACTTTTGAAG agctgtcaggCATCCGGCGCTTCAGTGTGCACACCCTCAACTacagcaccctgctgctggaggacagCCGGGGCATTCTCTACGTGGGTGCCAGGGGAGCCATCTTCGCCCTCAACTCCAGCGACGTGGCTGATGGCTCCCACCGCACG ATCCACTGGGAAGCCTCCCCAGAGAAACAGATGGACTGCCTGCAGAAGGGCAAAAACAACAAG ACCGAGTGCTTCAACCATGTGCGGTTTCTGCAGAGACTGAACAGCACCCACCTCTACGCCTGCGGCACCTACGCTTTCCACCCTCTCTGCGCTGCCATT GATGCTGACAGGTTCATGTTGCCGTCCCACtttgaggaagggaaggagaagtgCCCATACGACCCTGCCCGTGGCTACACTGGCCTCATTGTGG aTGGTGGCTTGTACACGGCCACGCGCTACGAGTTTCGGAGCCTCCCTGACATCCGGAGAAACCTGCACCAGCGGCCACTGAAGACGGAGGAGTCCCCACTGCACTGGCTGAACG ATGCTGAATTCGTGTCCTCCGTGCTGGTCCAAGAGAGCAAGGACAGCCCTGTGGGTGATGATGACAAAATCTACTATTTCTTCACGGAGCGGGCGGGTGAGGAGACCACGTCCTTCTTTGACAAGAGCCAGATGGCCCGGGTTGCCCGGGTCGCCCGTGTCTGCAAG AGCGATGTGGGGGGTAAGAAGATCCTGCAGCGCAAGTGGACGTCATTCATGAAGGCGCGCCTGGTCTGCTACATCCCCTACTACGAGGTGCTGCGCAGTGTCTGCAACCTGGATGGGGGTGGCTGGGCCAGCACTGTCTTCTATGCTGCCTTCACCCTCTCAGCACAGTG gaggaCCATGGAGGCATCGGCCGTGTGCCGCTACAGCATCTCAGCGGTGCAGCGTGCCTTTGAGGGCCCCTACATGGAGTTCCAGGACTCAGCCCGCAAGTGGTCCCGCTATGATGGTGCGGTGCCTGAACCCCGTCCTGGCTCT TGCATCACGGACCACTCCCGCAGGAAGGGCTACAACTCCTCACAGGACCTGCCCAACAGCGTCCTGGACTTTGTCAAGCTGCACCCGCTGATGTTTGAGGAGGTGAAGCCCACCAGTGGGGAGCCGCTGGTGGTGAAGAAGAATGTGGCATACAGCCAGCTGGCTGTGGACAGGGTGCGGGCCCTCAATGGCCACTCCTATGATGTTCTCTTCATGGGGACAG gggATGGCTGGATCCACAAGGCTGTGGTGGTGGGCTCTGGCATCCACATCATGGAGGAGGTGCAAGTCTTCAGGGAGCCACAGCCTGTGGAGAGCCTGGTGATCTCCCAGGCCCAG AGGAGCCTGTACGTGGGGGCAGCCAGTGGGGTCCTGCAGGTGCCTCTGGCCTCCTGTGCCAGGTACGTCACCTGCTATGACTGCATCCTCGCCCGGGACCCCTACTGCGCCTGGGACGGCAGGGCCTGCTGTGCCATCGCCACTGCTGAGGACAG ctcagggctggtgCAGGACATAGAGAGTGGCAACCAGGGATGCCGGAGCAGCTCTGGGCGGGGTGAGTCCATGCTGCCCCTCGGGATGGCGAGGGATACTGTTGCCCCTCCAGGTGGCTGGGAGGGGTGTGAGGCAGTGCATATCCCCACAGGCTTCCTGCCTTGGAAGAACAGGACGGTGCTGCAGGGGGATGatgtgctgctgccctgtgacCAGCGCTCCAACCTGGCACGAGCCATCTGGCTACTGAATGGCACTGAGGTGCCAGGCACCGGGCAGGACAGGCTGCGTGTGGGGGTGGATGGGCTGCTGGTGACAGACACGCTGCCCCAGCACAGTGGGCAGTACCGCTGCTACGGGGAGGAGCGGGGTCTGCggatgctgctggctgcctACAGCCTCACCGTGCTGCCTGAGCTGCCCCTCAGCCCTACGGCCGCCCCACCGCCTCACGCTGCCAGCCAGGCAGGTGGCGATGTGAAGGTGGCTTACATCTCTGTCATCGTCgccttggtggtgctgtgtggcGTGCTCAGCACCATCCTCCTCTACATGTCCTGCCTGGAGAAGCGCAAGGGCAAGTATGTCCTCGGGGAGCCGCGGCCAGCCAGCGTGGAGCTGCAGACCATCTCAGCCAACTGCCTGCGCAAGGGCcgctgggaggaggaggaggaggaggaggaagagctcaCCTACCCTGATGGCTGCCTGCGAATCATCCCCGGTGAGGCGCCCACGGCTGCCACCTCCCCGGTCAAGGAGCTGCCAGCCGCTGTGCCCCCGCTGCCGCCACCGCCGCCACTGCCAGCTGAGCTCACCAACGGCGTGGGAGCTCTGCCCAACGTCCTTCGCAAGATGAACGGCAACAGCTacatgctgctgcagcagcaggaggagccgCTGGCCTCGCCCCTCTACAGTGCATCCTTCACCGAGGAGCTCAGCAAGATCCTGGAGAAGCGGAAACACACGCAGCTGGTGGAGAAGCTGGACGAGAGCTCCGTGTAG
- the SEMA4G gene encoding semaphorin-4G isoform X4 yields MEGCSPAEQGSGTHEDPDAGAEGLAAGPILESWGAHPEDWLCQPSSSGLGSCHRRGSRKMSRGTAHLLTALFMAAAGAMGYPSRRSATDLDATPRTTVTFEELSGIRRFSVHTLNYSTLLLEDSRGILYVGARGAIFALNSSDVADGSHRTIHWEASPEKQMDCLQKGKNNKTECFNHVRFLQRLNSTHLYACGTYAFHPLCAAIDADRFMLPSHFEEGKEKCPYDPARGYTGLIVDGGLYTATRYEFRSLPDIRRNLHQRPLKTEESPLHWLNDAEFVSSVLVQESKDSPVGDDDKIYYFFTERAGEETTSFFDKSQMARVARVARVCKSDVGGKKILQRKWTSFMKARLVCYIPYYEVLRSVCNLDGGGWASTVFYAAFTLSAQWRTMEASAVCRYSISAVQRAFEGPYMEFQDSARKWSRYDGAVPEPRPGSVSAWGKGYNSSQDLPNSVLDFVKLHPLMFEEVKPTSGEPLVVKKNVAYSQLAVDRVRALNGHSYDVLFMGTGDGWIHKAVVVGSGIHIMEEVQVFREPQPVESLVISQAQRSLYVGAASGVLQVPLASCARYVTCYDCILARDPYCAWDGRACCAIATAEDSSGLVQDIESGNQGCRSSSGRGFLPWKNRTVLQGDDVLLPCDQRSNLARAIWLLNGTEVPGTGQDRLRVGVDGLLVTDTLPQHSGQYRCYGEERGLRMLLAAYSLTVLPELPLSPTAAPPPHAASQAGGDVKVAYISVIVALVVLCGVLSTILLYMSCLEKRKGKYVLGEPRPASVELQTISANCLRKGRWEEEEEEEEELTYPDGCLRIIPGEAPTAATSPVKELPAAVPPLPPPPPLPAELTNGVGALPNVLRKMNGNSYMLLQQQEEPLASPLYSASFTEELSKILEKRKHTQLVEKLDESSV; encoded by the exons GAGGGTTTGGCGGCTGGCCCCatcctggagagctggggagccCATCCCGAGGATTGGCtgtgccagcccagcagcagcgGGCTGGGCAGCTGCCATCGCCGGGGAAGCAGGAAGATGAGTAGAGGCACAGCCCATCTCCTGACAGCTCTCTtcatggcagcagcaggagccatgGGCTACCCATCCCGGCGGTCTGCCACTGACCTGGATGCCACCCCCAGGACAACAGTCACTTTTGAAG agctgtcaggCATCCGGCGCTTCAGTGTGCACACCCTCAACTacagcaccctgctgctggaggacagCCGGGGCATTCTCTACGTGGGTGCCAGGGGAGCCATCTTCGCCCTCAACTCCAGCGACGTGGCTGATGGCTCCCACCGCACG ATCCACTGGGAAGCCTCCCCAGAGAAACAGATGGACTGCCTGCAGAAGGGCAAAAACAACAAG ACCGAGTGCTTCAACCATGTGCGGTTTCTGCAGAGACTGAACAGCACCCACCTCTACGCCTGCGGCACCTACGCTTTCCACCCTCTCTGCGCTGCCATT GATGCTGACAGGTTCATGTTGCCGTCCCACtttgaggaagggaaggagaagtgCCCATACGACCCTGCCCGTGGCTACACTGGCCTCATTGTGG aTGGTGGCTTGTACACGGCCACGCGCTACGAGTTTCGGAGCCTCCCTGACATCCGGAGAAACCTGCACCAGCGGCCACTGAAGACGGAGGAGTCCCCACTGCACTGGCTGAACG ATGCTGAATTCGTGTCCTCCGTGCTGGTCCAAGAGAGCAAGGACAGCCCTGTGGGTGATGATGACAAAATCTACTATTTCTTCACGGAGCGGGCGGGTGAGGAGACCACGTCCTTCTTTGACAAGAGCCAGATGGCCCGGGTTGCCCGGGTCGCCCGTGTCTGCAAG AGCGATGTGGGGGGTAAGAAGATCCTGCAGCGCAAGTGGACGTCATTCATGAAGGCGCGCCTGGTCTGCTACATCCCCTACTACGAGGTGCTGCGCAGTGTCTGCAACCTGGATGGGGGTGGCTGGGCCAGCACTGTCTTCTATGCTGCCTTCACCCTCTCAGCACAGTG gaggaCCATGGAGGCATCGGCCGTGTGCCGCTACAGCATCTCAGCGGTGCAGCGTGCCTTTGAGGGCCCCTACATGGAGTTCCAGGACTCAGCCCGCAAGTGGTCCCGCTATGATGGTGCGGTGCCTGAACCCCGTCCTGGCTCTGTGAGTGCctgggg GAAGGGCTACAACTCCTCACAGGACCTGCCCAACAGCGTCCTGGACTTTGTCAAGCTGCACCCGCTGATGTTTGAGGAGGTGAAGCCCACCAGTGGGGAGCCGCTGGTGGTGAAGAAGAATGTGGCATACAGCCAGCTGGCTGTGGACAGGGTGCGGGCCCTCAATGGCCACTCCTATGATGTTCTCTTCATGGGGACAG gggATGGCTGGATCCACAAGGCTGTGGTGGTGGGCTCTGGCATCCACATCATGGAGGAGGTGCAAGTCTTCAGGGAGCCACAGCCTGTGGAGAGCCTGGTGATCTCCCAGGCCCAG AGGAGCCTGTACGTGGGGGCAGCCAGTGGGGTCCTGCAGGTGCCTCTGGCCTCCTGTGCCAGGTACGTCACCTGCTATGACTGCATCCTCGCCCGGGACCCCTACTGCGCCTGGGACGGCAGGGCCTGCTGTGCCATCGCCACTGCTGAGGACAG ctcagggctggtgCAGGACATAGAGAGTGGCAACCAGGGATGCCGGAGCAGCTCTGGGCGGG GCTTCCTGCCTTGGAAGAACAGGACGGTGCTGCAGGGGGATGatgtgctgctgccctgtgacCAGCGCTCCAACCTGGCACGAGCCATCTGGCTACTGAATGGCACTGAGGTGCCAGGCACCGGGCAGGACAGGCTGCGTGTGGGGGTGGATGGGCTGCTGGTGACAGACACGCTGCCCCAGCACAGTGGGCAGTACCGCTGCTACGGGGAGGAGCGGGGTCTGCggatgctgctggctgcctACAGCCTCACCGTGCTGCCTGAGCTGCCCCTCAGCCCTACGGCCGCCCCACCGCCTCACGCTGCCAGCCAGGCAGGTGGCGATGTGAAGGTGGCTTACATCTCTGTCATCGTCgccttggtggtgctgtgtggcGTGCTCAGCACCATCCTCCTCTACATGTCCTGCCTGGAGAAGCGCAAGGGCAAGTATGTCCTCGGGGAGCCGCGGCCAGCCAGCGTGGAGCTGCAGACCATCTCAGCCAACTGCCTGCGCAAGGGCcgctgggaggaggaggaggaggaggaggaagagctcaCCTACCCTGATGGCTGCCTGCGAATCATCCCCGGTGAGGCGCCCACGGCTGCCACCTCCCCGGTCAAGGAGCTGCCAGCCGCTGTGCCCCCGCTGCCGCCACCGCCGCCACTGCCAGCTGAGCTCACCAACGGCGTGGGAGCTCTGCCCAACGTCCTTCGCAAGATGAACGGCAACAGCTacatgctgctgcagcagcaggaggagccgCTGGCCTCGCCCCTCTACAGTGCATCCTTCACCGAGGAGCTCAGCAAGATCCTGGAGAAGCGGAAACACACGCAGCTGGTGGAGAAGCTGGACGAGAGCTCCGTGTAG
- the SEMA4G gene encoding semaphorin-4G isoform X3, whose protein sequence is MEGCSPAEQGSGTHEDPDAGAEGLAAGPILESWGAHPEDWLCQPSSSGLGSCHRRGSRKMSRGTAHLLTALFMAAAGAMGYPSRRSATDLDATPRTTVTFEELSGIRRFSVHTLNYSTLLLEDSRGILYVGARGAIFALNSSDVADGSHRTIHWEASPEKQMDCLQKGKNNKTECFNHVRFLQRLNSTHLYACGTYAFHPLCAAIDADRFMLPSHFEEGKEKCPYDPARGYTGLIVDGGLYTATRYEFRSLPDIRRNLHQRPLKTEESPLHWLNDAEFVSSVLVQESKDSPVGDDDKIYYFFTERAGEETTSFFDKSQMARVARVARVCKSDVGGKKILQRKWTSFMKARLVCYIPYYEVLRSVCNLDGGGWASTVFYAAFTLSAQWRTMEASAVCRYSISAVQRAFEGPYMEFQDSARKWSRYDGAVPEPRPGSCITDHSRRKGYNSSQDLPNSVLDFVKLHPLMFEEVKPTSGEPLVVKKNVAYSQLAVDRVRALNGHSYDVLFMGTGDGWIHKAVVVGSGIHIMEEVQVFREPQPVESLVISQAQRSLYVGAASGVLQVPLASCARYVTCYDCILARDPYCAWDGRACCAIATAEDSSGLVQDIESGNQGCRSSSGRGFLPWKNRTVLQGDDVLLPCDQRSNLARAIWLLNGTEVPGTGQDRLRVGVDGLLVTDTLPQHSGQYRCYGEERGLRMLLAAYSLTVLPELPLSPTAAPPPHAASQAGGDVKVAYISVIVALVVLCGVLSTILLYMSCLEKRKGKYVLGEPRPASVELQTISANCLRKGRWEEEEEEEEELTYPDGCLRIIPGEAPTAATSPVKELPAAVPPLPPPPPLPAELTNGVGALPNVLRKMNGNSYMLLQQQEEPLASPLYSASFTEELSKILEKRKHTQLVEKLDESSV, encoded by the exons GAGGGTTTGGCGGCTGGCCCCatcctggagagctggggagccCATCCCGAGGATTGGCtgtgccagcccagcagcagcgGGCTGGGCAGCTGCCATCGCCGGGGAAGCAGGAAGATGAGTAGAGGCACAGCCCATCTCCTGACAGCTCTCTtcatggcagcagcaggagccatgGGCTACCCATCCCGGCGGTCTGCCACTGACCTGGATGCCACCCCCAGGACAACAGTCACTTTTGAAG agctgtcaggCATCCGGCGCTTCAGTGTGCACACCCTCAACTacagcaccctgctgctggaggacagCCGGGGCATTCTCTACGTGGGTGCCAGGGGAGCCATCTTCGCCCTCAACTCCAGCGACGTGGCTGATGGCTCCCACCGCACG ATCCACTGGGAAGCCTCCCCAGAGAAACAGATGGACTGCCTGCAGAAGGGCAAAAACAACAAG ACCGAGTGCTTCAACCATGTGCGGTTTCTGCAGAGACTGAACAGCACCCACCTCTACGCCTGCGGCACCTACGCTTTCCACCCTCTCTGCGCTGCCATT GATGCTGACAGGTTCATGTTGCCGTCCCACtttgaggaagggaaggagaagtgCCCATACGACCCTGCCCGTGGCTACACTGGCCTCATTGTGG aTGGTGGCTTGTACACGGCCACGCGCTACGAGTTTCGGAGCCTCCCTGACATCCGGAGAAACCTGCACCAGCGGCCACTGAAGACGGAGGAGTCCCCACTGCACTGGCTGAACG ATGCTGAATTCGTGTCCTCCGTGCTGGTCCAAGAGAGCAAGGACAGCCCTGTGGGTGATGATGACAAAATCTACTATTTCTTCACGGAGCGGGCGGGTGAGGAGACCACGTCCTTCTTTGACAAGAGCCAGATGGCCCGGGTTGCCCGGGTCGCCCGTGTCTGCAAG AGCGATGTGGGGGGTAAGAAGATCCTGCAGCGCAAGTGGACGTCATTCATGAAGGCGCGCCTGGTCTGCTACATCCCCTACTACGAGGTGCTGCGCAGTGTCTGCAACCTGGATGGGGGTGGCTGGGCCAGCACTGTCTTCTATGCTGCCTTCACCCTCTCAGCACAGTG gaggaCCATGGAGGCATCGGCCGTGTGCCGCTACAGCATCTCAGCGGTGCAGCGTGCCTTTGAGGGCCCCTACATGGAGTTCCAGGACTCAGCCCGCAAGTGGTCCCGCTATGATGGTGCGGTGCCTGAACCCCGTCCTGGCTCT TGCATCACGGACCACTCCCGCAGGAAGGGCTACAACTCCTCACAGGACCTGCCCAACAGCGTCCTGGACTTTGTCAAGCTGCACCCGCTGATGTTTGAGGAGGTGAAGCCCACCAGTGGGGAGCCGCTGGTGGTGAAGAAGAATGTGGCATACAGCCAGCTGGCTGTGGACAGGGTGCGGGCCCTCAATGGCCACTCCTATGATGTTCTCTTCATGGGGACAG gggATGGCTGGATCCACAAGGCTGTGGTGGTGGGCTCTGGCATCCACATCATGGAGGAGGTGCAAGTCTTCAGGGAGCCACAGCCTGTGGAGAGCCTGGTGATCTCCCAGGCCCAG AGGAGCCTGTACGTGGGGGCAGCCAGTGGGGTCCTGCAGGTGCCTCTGGCCTCCTGTGCCAGGTACGTCACCTGCTATGACTGCATCCTCGCCCGGGACCCCTACTGCGCCTGGGACGGCAGGGCCTGCTGTGCCATCGCCACTGCTGAGGACAG ctcagggctggtgCAGGACATAGAGAGTGGCAACCAGGGATGCCGGAGCAGCTCTGGGCGGG GCTTCCTGCCTTGGAAGAACAGGACGGTGCTGCAGGGGGATGatgtgctgctgccctgtgacCAGCGCTCCAACCTGGCACGAGCCATCTGGCTACTGAATGGCACTGAGGTGCCAGGCACCGGGCAGGACAGGCTGCGTGTGGGGGTGGATGGGCTGCTGGTGACAGACACGCTGCCCCAGCACAGTGGGCAGTACCGCTGCTACGGGGAGGAGCGGGGTCTGCggatgctgctggctgcctACAGCCTCACCGTGCTGCCTGAGCTGCCCCTCAGCCCTACGGCCGCCCCACCGCCTCACGCTGCCAGCCAGGCAGGTGGCGATGTGAAGGTGGCTTACATCTCTGTCATCGTCgccttggtggtgctgtgtggcGTGCTCAGCACCATCCTCCTCTACATGTCCTGCCTGGAGAAGCGCAAGGGCAAGTATGTCCTCGGGGAGCCGCGGCCAGCCAGCGTGGAGCTGCAGACCATCTCAGCCAACTGCCTGCGCAAGGGCcgctgggaggaggaggaggaggaggaggaagagctcaCCTACCCTGATGGCTGCCTGCGAATCATCCCCGGTGAGGCGCCCACGGCTGCCACCTCCCCGGTCAAGGAGCTGCCAGCCGCTGTGCCCCCGCTGCCGCCACCGCCGCCACTGCCAGCTGAGCTCACCAACGGCGTGGGAGCTCTGCCCAACGTCCTTCGCAAGATGAACGGCAACAGCTacatgctgctgcagcagcaggaggagccgCTGGCCTCGCCCCTCTACAGTGCATCCTTCACCGAGGAGCTCAGCAAGATCCTGGAGAAGCGGAAACACACGCAGCTGGTGGAGAAGCTGGACGAGAGCTCCGTGTAG